In Tsuneonella sp. CC-YZS046, the genomic window ATCGCGCAAATCTGGCTTATCCCGAGGGATGCGACGCAGAACATCCGCGCCCTCGCCCGTCGCTCTTTTCCCAGCAGGACGACTCTGGGAGAAGCGCCCCTTGCGAAAGGTCACACTCGATGCGCGCTGGCTTTACGCCATGGTGCGGCCGTTTACCGCGCGCAAGCGGCGCGCGCAGGCCGAAATCGCAATGCACATTTCCGGCGTTCTGCGTCAACCGGCCGGGATGGCGAGCGGGGCGGAAATGACGGGGCAGGGCGAAGGATGATGGACGTTCCCCGCCGCCCGTCACTCCCCCTGCGTCATCTCCGCGATCACTTCCGCGCCGGTCTTGCGGGTGGTCGCTTCGGTGAAATGGTAATAGGGTGGCTGCTGGTCCACGAAGATTTCGCTGGTCAGCGTGAAGCCGTCCGCGCCGGGAAAGAACCCGGCGAGGCAGGCATAGCTGCCCGCGGGCTTGTAGAAATAGAACAGATGGGTGCCGCAGCGGCGGCAGAAGCCGCGCTCCGCCCATTCAGACGAGGCATAGCGGGTGACATGCTCCGCTCCCCCGATCTCCAGCTCCCTT contains:
- a CDS encoding GFA family protein codes for the protein MSETARATPLEGQCLCGAVTLRATPAEPHLDACHCTMCRTWGGGPFIALPAGRELEIGGAEHVTRYASSEWAERGFCRRCGTHLFYFYKPAGSYACLAGFFPGADGFTLTSEIFVDQQPPYYHFTEATTRKTGAEVIAEMTQGE